TGGAGGTCCCGGGCGACGAGGTCCGGGGGGTGCGGCTCGCGGCGGTGCGCTCACGGCGGCGGCGAGCGGCCCCGGGACGCGTGGTCGATCGGTCGTCGAGAAGTGTCACCGCCGATTCCTCTCTTCGGGTGCGGGGGCGATTCGTTCGATGGCGCGCACCCGGACCGGGGCGCTTCGGGGGTTGTCCCGGCGCTGCTGCTCATCCGCCTGTTCGGCGCCCCGGGTGACCAGGGCGAACTGGGCCGATGTGCCGGGCAGGTCGACGGGGAGGCCGGCCGGGGTGGTGTTGCGCACCGCCTGGGCGAAGTCCCGCTTGACGATCCGGTCCTCCAGCGACTGGTAGCTCATCACGGCCAGCCGGCCACCGACCGCGAGCAGCGCGAGCGACGCCGGGACGACGGCCCGCAGCGAGTCCAGTTCGCGGTTGACCTCGATGCGCAGCGCTTGGAAGGTCCGCTTGGCCGGGTGCCCGCCGGTGCGGCGGGTCGCGGCCGGAATCGTCGCGTACAGCAGTTCCACCAGCCGTCCGCTGGTCGTGAACGGCTCGATCTCGCGTTCCCGGAGGACCGCCGAGGCGATCTTCCCGGCGAACCGCTCCTCGCCGTATTCGCTGAGGACCCGCGCCAGGGCACCGTGATCGTAGGTGTTGAGGA
The nucleotide sequence above comes from Gordonia sp. PP30. Encoded proteins:
- the rsmH gene encoding 16S rRNA (cytosine(1402)-N(4))-methyltransferase RsmH, translated to MTVSGAPADSPSPGEHGHVPVMADRMVELLTPALTRVHDDGTGAVLIDGTLGAGGHTELFLTRLPGLTVHGIDRDENALEIARERLAPFGDRAVFHHARYDEIADVARDAGLAQVDGILLDLGVSSMQLDQADRGFAYAVDAPLDMRMNPGDELTAADILNTYDHGALARVLSEYGEERFAGKIASAVLREREIEPFTTSGRLVELLYATIPAATRRTGGHPAKRTFQALRIEVNRELDSLRAVVPASLALLAVGGRLAVMSYQSLEDRIVKRDFAQAVRNTTPAGLPVDLPGTSAQFALVTRGAEQADEQQRRDNPRSAPVRVRAIERIAPAPEERNRR